One Tenebrio molitor chromosome 2, icTenMoli1.1, whole genome shotgun sequence genomic region harbors:
- the LOC138123065 gene encoding uncharacterized protein — translation MSSRTSFTGESKIEMNLLEEHNYESSLKIKMETEKGDIDPPQLNIKMECDYHNSGSNDFIPDDEEVDQVESEADQCIINDISTTKNRMKSESDGESRRRLSTASNGSLSDLRKACILQTCLSLVDSSSSDDDELILLWLLCKNKKKKLKRKHRI, via the exons atgtCATCACGTACCAGCTTCAC tgGAGAATCAAAGATTGAAATGAATTTACTTGAAGAACATAATTATGAGTCTTCACTGAAGATTAAGATGGAAACTGAGAAAGGTGATATAGATCCACCCCAACTAAACATTAAAATGGAATGTGATTATCATAATAGCGGAAGTAATGATTTTATACCTGATGATGAAGAGGTTGATCAGGTTGAATCTGAGGCAGACCAATGTATAATAAATGATATTAGTACAACTAAGAATCGTATGAAGTCAGAGAGTGATGGTGAAAGTAGGAG acgTTTATCAACTGCCAGTAATGGTAGTCTATCAGATTTGCGAAAAGCTTGCATTTTACAGACTTGTTTAAGTCTTGTTGACTCTTCCTCCTCTGATGATGATGAACTAATTTTGCTTTGGTTGTTGtgcaaaaataagaaaaagaaaCTGAAAAGGAAACACAGGATCTAA